A window from Macaca fascicularis isolate 582-1 chromosome 20, T2T-MFA8v1.1 encodes these proteins:
- the DRC4 gene encoding dynein regulatory complex subunit 4 isoform X5 produces MAPKKKGKKGKAKGTPIVDGLAPEDMSKEQVEEHVSRIREELDREREERNYFQLERDKIHTFWEITRRQLEEKKAELRNKDREMEEAEERHQVEIKVYKQKVKHLLYEHQNNLTEMKAEGTVVMKLAQKEHRTQEGVLRKDMRALKVELKEQELANEVVVKNLRLKHTEEITKMRNDFERQVRELACKAVLTTMGVLGPCLQAACSVAIGAPLLPLPSCCLLLPFRN; encoded by the exons GCAcccaaaaagaaagggaagaaaggcaaAGCCAAAGGCACACCGATTGTGGATGGGCTTGCTCCAGAGGACATGAGCAAGGAGCAG gtggAGGAGCATGTCAGCCGCATCCGGGAGGAGCTGGACCGCGAGCGGGAGGAGCGAAACTACTTCCAGCTGGAGCGGGACAAGATCCACACCTTCTGGGAGATCACACGGAGGCAGCTGGAGGAGAAGAAGGCTGAGCTGCGGAACAAAGACCGGGAGATGGAAGAAGCTGAGGAGAGGCACCAGGTGGAGATCAAG GTGTACAAGCAGAAAGTGAAGCACCTGCTGTATGAGCACCAGAACAACCTGACTGAGATGAAGGCTGAGGGCACCGTAGTCATGAAGCTGGCACAGAAGGAGCACCGCACACAGGAGGGTGTGCTGCGCAAGGACATGCGGGCACTGAAGGTGGAGCTCAAGGAGCAGGAGCTGGCCAACGAGGTGGTGGTGAAGAACCTACGGCTG AAACACACCGAGGAGATCACCAAGATGCGGAATGATTTTGAGAGGCAAGTTCGAG AGCTTGCTTGCAAAGCTGTTCTGACCACAATGGGCGTTTTGGGCCCCTGTTTACAGGCTGCATGTTCTGTAGCCATAGGGGCACCACTTCTTCCTCTGCCAAGCTGCTGTTTGCTGCTGCCTTTCAGAAATTGA